The sequence below is a genomic window from Corythoichthys intestinalis isolate RoL2023-P3 chromosome 12, ASM3026506v1, whole genome shotgun sequence.
CATCAAAACCACACCCACATATTCAATTTTAACTGATAAGTGATTTATTTGTACTATATGTGACATGTAAAGTCACGTGAAAAAAGTAGGACACCCTATTGAAGCctttgtgttttctaacatatttggtcatatggatatttaatgtcaacaatcttgagagattcaagtaatagaactaaacaattgaaactggaaaaaaaaatattttatttaataaatgcaatttctgttgagaaataaattaggacacattCAGTCCCACTTAGAATGGTTAAAATCACACACTGGTGTATCAcctcaggtgcacatgattagaacatcattacccagtgttctgaaggaggcttgccttttttaaacctcacatttagtttggtatgcccctgactgttgaagtgagagaaaacaccatggtgagctcATAGGAGGTGTcttaggccttcagaaagattgAAGACACTTATGAGTCTGGAATTGGAttacaaaagatctcaaaagaatataaaacccGCCATTCCaccgtccggaaaatagtctacaagtggaggacattcaaaacaactgccaacatgcccaggtctggccgtccaggcAAGTTCACCCAATAAGCAGACCGCcacatgctaaaagaagtctccaaaaaccctaaaatgtcctcATGgggcctacagcaggctcttgcttatgttgatgtgaaagtgcatgcctctacaatcagaaagagactgcaCAAATTTAACCTACATGGGAGGtgggcaaggaggaaacctcttcaagaaaaacatgaaagccagactgaagtttgccagagtgaatgtagaaaaagaccaggacttctggaacaaTGTTCTTTAGACaggtgaatctaaaattgaattatttggacacaagaatagaggacatgtttggcctaAACCCAATATAGCAtttcaggaaaagaacctcataccaactgtgaaacatggaggtggtagtgtcatggtttggggatgctttgctacagcaagTCCTGGCCAGCTGAAAattatagaatccaccatgaattctattgtgtaacagagggtgcttgaggaacatgtgagatcatctgtgaaaaaaattaaagctggagcgaaactggaccctgcatcatgacaatgacccaaaacataccagtaaatccaccaaggactggctgaaaagaaggaaatggagagtcctggaactggcgagtcaaagcccagatcttaatcccattgagatgctgtggggtgacttgaaaagggctgtacatgcaagaatcccctcaaacatctcacacatGAAAGTAttgtgcgttgaggagtggggcaaactttcttcagaccgatgtcaaagactggtagatgtctACAAAaaccgtctcactgaagttttttcaaccaaagggggtaacactagctattaggtggtagggtgtcctaactttttcctcagttagaatatgcatttttgttgattaaaTTTGGTTTAGTGAgttaaacaatgttaatttttgttgtttgcctgCAATTAAAACATTCTTTTCCAgatataaagaaaaacaagatcagacattgatatgtgaacatttcttaataaagaatctaatatttaatggggtgtcctaattttttcacatgactgtatatggcggaaaacactgacgtgacttgaagttctgctctgagacccccaatttggccaaatttcaaaattgtcctataaacATGTGTGACACATCATTGCAAAGTTTAAGAAaaagttttctgggggaagaaattttttcaacaggagggcattttaaaaaaaaattaaaaaacaaaactaactGGAAGTTAGAGCACGAgaaagcataattaaagataccatgattttaacgagatattataatGTAcccaccttgtttcgatccaaaaactccgtggagcacgtatcactgagtgtcaagacacagctgtgaatggccacagtctgactttttgggattttatgggtgaaacatggtaatataacaagggttggaatgcagaaatcgcagacatcaagtagtggtcatgattttctttttcatatacaggactgtctcaggaaattagaatattgtgataaagttcttttactctctgtaatgcaattaaaaaaacaaaaatgtcatacattctggattcattacacatcaactgaactatttcaagccttttattatttgaatattgctgattttggcttacagcttaagaaacctcaaaaatcctatatcaaaaaattagaatacttccacagaccaagtaaaaaaataattttataacagcaaaactaaatcaaacatttgaaaatgtccattgatgcactcattacttggttgggaatccttttgcacggattactgcatcaatccggagtggcatggaggcaatcagcctgtggcattgctgaggtgttattgatgcccaggatgcttcgatagcggccttcagctcatttgcatttgtaggtctggtgtctttcatcttcttcttaactataccccacaaattctcgatggggttcaggtcaggggaattagcaggccaatcaaggacagtgatgccatggtcagtgcaccagttactggtggttttggcactgtgggcaggtgccagatcatgctggaaaatgaaatcctcatctccatagagcttttcagcagatggaagcatgtagtgctctaaaatctcttggtacacagttgcatttactctggacttgatgaaacacagtggaccaacaccagcagctgacatggctccccaaaccattgctgactgtgggaacttcacactggatttcaagcaacttggattttgctcctctccagcctttctccagactctggcgccttgacttccaaatgaaatgcaaaacttgctttcgtctgaaaagaggactttggaccactctgcaactgtccagtgcttcttctccatagcccaagtcagacgcttcttccgttgtcttgagttcagaagtggcttgaccatgggaatacggctattgtagcccatttcccggacacgtctgtgaactgtggcttttgatacctggactccagcttcagcccactgtctttgaagctcccccaaattctggaagcggctcttcttcacaattttgttaaggctgcggtcatctctcttggttgtgcagcgtttccggccacatttttcccttccaacagactttttgtggatatgctttgaaactgcactctgtgaacagcctgctctttgagaaatttctttttgtgtcttaccctcctgatggagggtatcaatgatggtcctctggacagcagtcagatcagcagtcttccccatacttgtgatttagtttactgaaccaagctgagtgtttttaaggctcaggaaaccctcgcaggtgtttcgagttaattagatgattcaggtgattagttgaatagcctacttgtatactttttcatgatattctaatattttgagataggatttttgaggtttcttaagctgtaagccaaaatcagcaatattaaaataataaaaggcttgaaatagttcagttgatgtgtaatgaatccagaatgtatgacatttttgtttttttaattgcattacagagagtaaagaactttatcacaatattctaatttcctgagacagtcctgtatctacccttttaaacgttcccccccccccaaattttctttgtttggatcgattatttatcatttaaaatattgtggaaaatgcgacaaatacaattaagtgatagtgatgaggtagatatcagtaACCTATTTACAgagagtagttttttttttttttttttttttttttttttttttttttttttttttgtaacttaatttgtttaaaagattaaaatatgtgagtgaataattttctagtgtttaaaaaaaaaaaactacataatacacatcaattaataattttaagctaaaaattagagatgcacgatGATATCGGTcaccaataattatcggccgataatggcaattatgacgtcacacagataacccagataaaacgaaattcaaccgataatgcaatccgataattatatacttgatttagcctccaaatgtgcgcaatcaacagttgtgtccaattctgctagttttaaggaggtgtttttgcagtgtagtaatgtgatatatgttaggaatggcttacttttaaaggcatttttgtgcaacttgggtatttactctctaagtaattgttgccaaaagcttaccattacacaatgtcattgccattgtttagatgttggaatttactacttgttcacatttgatgtggaaagaaatagcactaaattacatttttgcacagtaacatttgatctttgtatacttgaaaattttacatacatatttgaatagaattaacgGCGTGACATTGTCTGTTATCGgatggaaggggcaggaaattatcgattattgatatcggttgaaaaatgtattatcgtgcatcactactaaaaatcacacattttgaataataaaaaaatgattacTTCCCCTCTTTtcctggctgggttgaaacaaaagcagttacgcggtgtctgtaaacgggggtctccagggtaaaacggacgaaTTAAAATaggtcgggggcttaatgcgccatgaaactgctatggcagtatatgaacatactgttctatcaaacacaacagttcttttgtcacatcacacacacacagttttaggggtgcaagagcagaaactgcttttccagccttgtcagtgttttccgccatatacttttGTTTGTGAAACTTGGGCTCCTTGGCTGTAATTACATAATTCTTTTTTTATAATATAACGGATTAAAACAATACATATAAGCTTGACACGTGGCTTGTGTAAAGCTGTTAAGTACAGTGTAAATGGAAAGTGTTCCTCAAAAGAATTCAGGgttgaggaagaatgaagaaaatGTCATACACCAAATTCCCACAAGTGTCTTATACTCTCTGCAGTTGAGTCAAACATTCTCTATATGAGATAATAATTGTTGTATTTGTTAATACGAGATAGTAATTGTTGTTTGTGTCATCACAGGAGTGGTTGTCCAAAGGACACGGAGAGTACCGCGAACTTCCCAGTGAGAAAGACTTCTTCAGCGAGGTCAAGGAGAGCAAAAAGGTTGTCTGCCATTTCTACAGAAACTCCACCTTCAGGTGATGTCACATTCCCTTATAGACAGCAGGGAGATTTTAATAACCGTGGTGTAAATATGCTACTTAAGTGGTCTGTCGATTATTAATTACCgtgattttcggactataagccgctactttttcccctcattttgaatccgggcgccttatagtccagtgcggcttatttgttgatttaattgGGTTCATaataaacactttatttgacagtggtgtaataaaactgtcataataacgacatgacactatcatgggcattactgaatttttatgacagatgtcattacgtgtcatctggcaaattatgtcactaactctgttatgtccagcttggatcttttaaatTGATTCAAAGTGAAATCATTTGCCGgaaaacactaaatgacatctgttataagcattcctaaatgctcatgacattgtcatgtcataattattaaagatgtcccgatcacgtcatttttaaagtatcggaatcagcaaaaaaatttcggacatgccttttttaaatgtatatattttttaattaaatcgttttctagttgtgttaacgttacagacaaaatgtcttacactcatccagagtctttagttttggcttaaagtagggttatcaaatttatcgcgttaacggcggtaattaattttttaaaaattaatcatgtaaaagtatttaacgcaatcaacgcatgcgctgcacgacccactcacgcaatgtcgcgttcaatccataatggcgccgttttacctatatatagagctaaaaggcagcgtaaaatgagtagagtgaattttggcaggctttagagcctttttttaattggctaaatccttacaatccctctcccaacaattagaaatatcgtgggaagcaatgtggggaagaatggtagtagttgatctttttcttaacaccctatgttatttcccaacgcagagaagatatatcaattggtgccactttgcacagtcatggttgcacttcccatcatgcatttgggcagaacagttaaatggctacagtatcatttactgaaagctcaacaaatacactagatggcaatatttagtcacaatatacaaagttatcctttaagaatttctttctatccgtggatccctctcatctttctatccgtggatccctctcactgaaagaatgttaataatgtaaatgccatcttgaggatttattgtcataataaacaaatacagtacttatgtactgtatgttgaatgtatatattcgtccgagttttattaatctttttcataatgcattgccaaaatatatatgatcgggaaaaattatggggaatgattggaattgaatcgggagcaaaaaaaaaaaaagcagtcggatcgggaaataacgggatcggcagatactcaaactaaaacgatcgggatcggatcgggagcaaaaaaacatgatgggaacaaccctaataattatgactgtcttatgacagtcttatggcgccactgtcaaataatgtgttaccaaataccacaactagcaattaatgaaacaactggaagagtaactgaagaaataattagcaaagaacgtGAATTTTGATTAATATTTACATCTGCGGTGCTGcaacgcatgctaggaggcatgttggacgacaacagtgttgacagcaggtggcagcagaggttgactgtccacaccaagggagcagtgatggccaaattaagcttcttgaagcaatgaagctttgcagccaattggttgaaAGCAtcatggtgtttcatttggttttatgacaatcCTAtgatcttatgatgctgctatcaaataaaatgttaccggttAGTCTCTTTTAgcgtaaatattccataatacaatgGGGACagcagcagcttatagtccagcgcggcttgtctatgaacaaatgtcgttttcatgtcaaatttggtggggtgcggcttatagtcaggtgcaccttatagtccgaaaattacggtaattgggcGGGATTAACGAGGCTGGGTGTCAAATCCAGTccctactagttaaaatgtattaaaatggcGTATCCAAACGTAGTGTATAAATTAGTTAATTTTAGGTACAGGCAGTTGACTTGTATCACATACACATGTGTAGATGTAAGATCATGGACAAACACTTGGCTCTCCTGGCAAAGAAGCACGTCGAGACCAAATTCATCAAACTCAACGCAGAGCAGGCGCCCTTCCTGGCCGAGCGGCTGCGCATCAAAGTCATCCCCACCCTGGCGCTGCTCATCGACGGCAAATCCAAGGACTATGTGGTCGGCTTCCGCGACCTGGGGAACACTGACGAGTTCAGCACCGAAATGCTGGAATGGCGACTGGGCTGCGCCGATGTTATTAACTACAGGTATGTCGTCTGTGGCGAGGCACCAAATATTATGTAAGCGGTGGGAATGTAGCTCATgattcgatacgatttgcgatacaaggctcacgaagtcacgataacgatgatctcacgatacggCAGTGCAAAAATAATCGGTACattgtcaggaaatcattctatgatgtaactaataaacagaaaaacaagctattttcatccttctgctgtgaattacaatgagtttatcacccgTTGATGTACAAgccttttgaactgggagggatggcagcgaatgaacgaatgttcattcgctgccatccctcccacttcaaacggcttGTACATCTCAGGCCATTAGTTGCAGCCAATGCcatgcaatgagttcattttggggcatttcacgtcatttcctgttgatttacagtcacttcctttttcttTTGCGGCATACAGTgaagagcagaagtatttgcaccccttgtgacttTGCAAGTTcatccacttagaaaataggtaggggtctgaaatttcagtcatagatgcatttccacttatagagacttacgtttgatcgtggattgaaatgtagaaaagttctcctcagacccatcctgccatgttagcttcacaccgctctctcaccgttaacgccttcgccgtgtcgttaagcattaattaagaagcccacttcacaaagatgcgatgttgaaaattgtagcaaggttttcagtgtTCTCGTAGCGCttccaggatattccggaattacagtgatacctcagctcacgaacataattggttcccagaaagtgtgtgtaaggcgaaaagttcgtcttccgaacatttatttcccataagaaaccattaaaatgagaataatccgttcccaggtccccataaaacataattttctactaaataagccttaaaactacacaaaaatataccttatgttatgtataataaatgtgctattgtattataattaaagaaataaactgtactgtataataaagtcgttttatttacctttgtgatggtagttgatggcttgatggaatggagttggaggaggagggagggagttactgtttggaagggggagttactgtttggaaggggagtgttaccggcaaagtgcgcagttagtgtAGACTCCagtgctgtgccccccacatgcttttggttgttaataaaagtgcccacaaaaagccatccgacgcctctgggtgtttgtatgcacgccgccacctttctggagaggaaatcgggcgaaccgaagacaaccgacgacaacgagccaacgtgactcgccggtccacttctcactacggtgggaagctgaaagcaccaccaattaccagtcgagggcgaattggtaacacgagtcaccttccataaggactgtaggtaactctttttcggtcccataatagcaaaagtacactcaatatggtccaaaatgtctatcaaacacaaaccacgtccgcactcaacgaaagggaggggacgaactggcacgccgtgagcgtgcgtcagcttctcgtggcgctgttcgaccgcgtggtttggtttgtctgccgaaaactagttcgtcagcagagactatatgctcgcgaatttaatgttcttgaggcgaaaagttcgtgagcttaagcgttcgtgagctgaggtatcactgtactttaattgtctcaaatgtgcgtttaaggtcgccgtcatttgcgatctctacaagctgatcctcctgttgcacagacatgctcgaatcactcggtttattcacaaacgggtcacgaatccactccttcgcagttcgtgggtcttcgaggttctaggctcatcttctggcttgtCAGGTGCGCTTTTTCGCTGTAAAAatctctccaaagacgtctgttttccagtcattttcgcTCGTGtgagggaacaaatgtgctgcgcccatggcctagtcatacgttattatggaggacaagcgcacatagatatattatatatacaaaacaagatgtactgcttgcagtccaatcaatggatttctatgacattctaatctatactgtagtattatatctagagtagaccgggatattgatgtgttaagcaggggcacaggccaaagttgattcggccagaatgcggtcgttaatgaaatattatttctgtgcggcccggtagcaaatgcgccacggacaggtaccagtccgcggcccggcagattgggacccctgatctacgtcatcactccgagccTCCACtgtgcgcataaaacatggcgccctccataggtcaaaacatgtactaaatattatagatttttaaatcaatggcaatattttatgtgtttttattaacatattttagtcaaagagaacaattgtggcttattagagcctacaagtctttaaatctGAGGTTCCCTTAAAACAGtgactgacacctttttaaaacgatctaTTGATTCTTGGAAAGCGTATCGCTAACCTTTTGGGTTATAAAGTATCGCGACatcacctttttgatatattgtcacacccctctaTATTATGTACTGATTCATGGGCTGTACCggcacacacaagtcacggttcggtacaggGGTCACGGTCcggtacaacagaaaaaaaacaaaaggctttttttttttcttttttatcatTGCATTAGAAAGCTAGTTTTATTGGCTATAAAAAaacagctggtgttaaagtgcaaaataaatagaagaaaacatCCAACCTCTGAATTTCTGTTGTTATTAATCTCATATTTAAGTCACAGTTTATGTGTAAAAATAGACAACATACCCGTTTTTACAGGGATCGACTAAAGTAACAGTTAAAGTCAGGTAACCAATGCCAGCTGGCAACCTTGGTAactctttggggggaaaaaaaaaacaagaaactaCCATTTTCAGTGTtgaatttagggctgcagctatcgattattttagcagtcgattattcgatgaagtagttagtttgaataatcgagtaatcgaataaggtatgtgaaaaattaaaatacctgagctgagcctcaaacggtataaaaaataaatgaggatctatgtacaacaaaagaacaattggctaatttacatagcaaaagtcagctagcttaaatgctataaaatgctaacttttttttttttttttttttttacaatgctcttaacaaatggttcagattcatattcccacaaaaaaaaaacggctaaatattagggctgtcaaaattatcgcgttaacaggcggcaattaacgcacatccccgctcaaacaaattaaaatgacagcatagtgTAAAGTCTGCTTgtgacttgttttttggtgtttggcgccatctgctggcgcttcgatccaactgattttatgtgttacaccgtgagtgagcatggtgtaattattgacatcaacaatggcgaactactagtttatttttttgattgaaaattttacaaattttaataaaatgaaaacattaagaggggttttaatataaaatttctataacttgtatttacatttatcttttaagaactacaagtctttctatctatggatcgctttaagagaatattaataatgttaatgccatcttgttgatttattgttataaacaaatacagtacttatgtactgtatgttgaatgtatatatccgtcttgtgtcttatcttttcattccaacaataatttacagaaaaatatggcatatttcatagatggtttgaattgcgattaattacgtttaattaagttttaagctgtaattaactcgattaaaaattttaatcgtttgacagcccttctaaatatacctataaactaaattacaaatgcattataaagcattagcccaaacaaaaaacttagcttacgtcggtcttaacagggagcagttggattcagccatgtgaaatgaggcagtaaCAGTAAATGTAAACAATCACCATTGAACATATGCTCCCACCTTCAttatttgcggttaatggggaatgGGCAAATATAAAATGAATACACTTTAAAAAGTGTTAGTAATACTGCATGAATAATGAAGATCTTGTGTTTCATTGTTGAAATTAATGTTAAGACACAATTACTTGCCCTTATTTCTGTTCCTCCTTAATACACTGCATTTCTTCTTTCACTATTTCTTCTAGCGGTAACCTGATGGAGCCACCCACTTCCACGCAGAAACCTCATTCCAGGTTCACCAAAATCGAAAAAAAGACCATCAGAGGGCGAGGCTACGACACGGATTCTGACGACGACGACTGAGGGATGGCGACAACTGTCTCGGTTTCTCTCTT
It includes:
- the txndc9 gene encoding thioredoxin domain-containing protein 9 isoform X1 yields the protein MANNMIDNLSKFLLESAKQVEEQVDAELAKLNEMDDDDFEKMRERRLEALKKAQKQKQEWLSKGHGEYRELPSEKDFFSEVKESKKVVCHFYRNSTFRCKIMDKHLALLAKKHVETKFIKLNAEQAPFLAERLRIKVIPTLALLIDGKSKDYVVGFRDLGNTDEFSTEMLEWRLGCADVINYSGNLMEPPTSTQKPHSRFTKIEKKTIRGRGYDTDSDDDD
- the txndc9 gene encoding thioredoxin domain-containing protein 9 isoform X2, whose amino-acid sequence is MANNMIDNLSKFLLESAKQVEEQVDAELAKLNEMDDDDFEKMRERRLEALKKAQKQKQEWLSKGHGEYRELPSEKDFFSEVKESKKVVCHFYRNSTFRCKIMDKHLALLAKKHVETKFIKLNAEQAPFLAERLRIKVIPTLALLIDGKSKDYVVGFRDLGNTDEFSTEMLEWRLGCADVINYSEEQKYLHPL